The following proteins come from a genomic window of Nostoc sp. TCL26-01:
- a CDS encoding Gldg family protein codes for MKTIGKKQLGIYLIWLGLFLIVAGLTAGLVADTWGVIPLGLIISGVVVIGLWVVWQSRQSHWWRRRSTQASTNALVATLAVLVILVLVNFLSTRYQVRTDLTETQLFTLSPQSQQLVRNLKQPVKIWVFDVTQNSQDKELLQNYRRQSNKFQFEYVDPQGRPGIAEKFAVKEYGEVYVESENKRQLVQTVNVNERLSEIQLTNKLQQIISDRTAKVYFLQGHGEHPITSGEGAISQAIKALTDKNYNSSALNLAENAKVPDDANVVVIAGAKRGLFDGEVKALQDYLNRGGNVLLMIDPSTNPNLNSLLQEWGVRLDDRLAVDVSRSSVNLGPAAPIVTDYGQHPITQDFGNGTSFYRLARPLEITPVSGVQSTPLLKTKPYPDSWAESDLKDENLQFNSDKDLKGPLTLGVALTRKLPTPSPTTQASPTTSPTPSPTTQASPTTSPTPSPTTQPSPTTSPTPSPTTQPSPTTSPTPSPTTQPSPTPTAALTPPAEPKSDKTTTESRMVVIGNSDFVTDNIFPQQLNGDVFLNSVTWLNQQDDQILSIRPKEPKNRRITLSTSQANLLTLSSLLFLPLLAFIAATAIWWKRR; via the coding sequence ATGAAGACTATTGGAAAAAAACAACTTGGAATATATCTGATTTGGCTAGGCTTGTTTTTGATTGTGGCTGGTTTAACTGCGGGGTTAGTGGCAGATACTTGGGGTGTGATTCCTCTAGGGTTGATAATCAGTGGCGTTGTCGTGATAGGGTTGTGGGTAGTTTGGCAAAGTCGTCAGAGTCATTGGTGGAGGCGGCGTTCGACTCAAGCTAGCACTAACGCTTTAGTCGCAACGCTAGCCGTGTTAGTAATTTTGGTATTGGTGAACTTTTTGAGTACTCGTTACCAAGTGCGGACAGACTTAACCGAAACCCAACTGTTTACCCTCTCACCCCAATCACAGCAACTAGTACGTAACCTCAAGCAACCAGTGAAAATTTGGGTGTTTGATGTCACACAAAATTCTCAAGATAAAGAACTATTGCAAAATTATCGCCGTCAAAGCAACAAATTCCAGTTTGAGTATGTTGATCCTCAAGGTAGACCAGGAATAGCCGAAAAATTTGCAGTCAAAGAATACGGTGAAGTTTATGTAGAATCAGAGAACAAGCGGCAATTAGTGCAAACAGTCAATGTTAATGAACGCCTATCAGAAATTCAGTTAACTAATAAACTACAACAAATTATTAGCGATCGCACAGCTAAAGTGTACTTTCTCCAAGGTCATGGCGAACACCCAATTACTAGCGGTGAAGGTGCAATTTCTCAAGCAATCAAAGCATTAACAGATAAAAATTATAATTCATCAGCGTTGAATCTCGCAGAAAATGCCAAAGTTCCCGATGATGCTAACGTCGTAGTTATCGCAGGCGCTAAACGGGGATTATTTGATGGCGAAGTCAAAGCTTTGCAAGACTACCTCAATCGTGGTGGTAACGTCCTACTCATGATTGACCCCAGTACTAACCCCAACCTCAACAGCTTACTTCAAGAATGGGGGGTACGCTTAGATGACCGTCTAGCCGTCGATGTTTCCAGAAGTAGTGTTAATCTCGGCCCAGCCGCACCCATAGTTACAGATTATGGACAACACCCAATAACCCAAGATTTTGGTAATGGTACTTCCTTCTATCGCCTAGCCAGACCATTAGAAATTACCCCCGTCTCCGGAGTCCAGTCTACACCCCTACTCAAAACCAAACCCTATCCCGATAGTTGGGCAGAAAGTGACCTCAAAGACGAAAATTTGCAATTTAACTCCGACAAAGACCTCAAAGGGCCTCTCACCTTGGGTGTAGCTTTAACAAGGAAACTCCCCACCCCATCCCCAACAACTCAAGCCAGCCCCACAACCTCACCCACCCCATCCCCAACAACTCAAGCCAGCCCCACAACCTCACCTACCCCATCCCCAACAACTCAACCCAGCCCCACAACCTCACCCACCCCATCCCCAACAACTCAACCCAGCCCCACAACCTCACCCACCCCATCCCCAACAACTCAACCCAGCCCCACTCCCACAGCTGCGTTAACTCCACCAGCTGAACCAAAATCCGACAAAACCACCACCGAATCACGAATGGTAGTAATTGGTAACTCTGATTTCGTCACAGATAACATATTTCCACAACAATTAAATGGAGATGTATTTCTCAACTCAGTTACTTGGCTAAATCAACAAGACGACCAAATTCTCTCAATTCGTCCCAAAGAACCAAAAAACCGCCGTATCACCCTATCCACCTCACAAGCCAACCTCTTAACCCTATCTTCTCTGTTATTCTTACCCTTACTAGCCTTTATCGCCGCCACCGCTATTTGGTGGAAACGACGATGA
- a CDS encoding DUF4340 domain-containing protein has protein sequence MTKHTLILLLLALGLGGFVYFHEIQGASVREEAKENQQQIFSFTEDDVQSLTVQTKNLSINLERNPQSNNPKWLLKSPVSAPANDAIVGYLMDLLVKGKSERTVSTPANQVAEFGLDQPQATINIKLKNQKTQQLILGKSDFNRRFVYALTNSQTQANGNINVLLVSTDFANAVNRELSEWKQPDNIKK, from the coding sequence ATGACTAAACACACACTAATTTTGCTATTGTTAGCGCTAGGGTTAGGTGGTTTCGTGTATTTCCACGAAATTCAGGGTGCAAGTGTACGTGAAGAAGCTAAGGAAAATCAGCAGCAAATTTTCTCTTTCACAGAAGATGATGTGCAGTCTCTAACGGTTCAGACTAAAAACCTCAGCATAAATTTAGAACGTAACCCCCAGTCTAATAACCCCAAATGGTTGCTAAAATCTCCTGTATCAGCACCTGCAAATGACGCGATAGTTGGTTATCTCATGGATTTGTTGGTTAAGGGTAAGAGTGAAAGAACTGTATCCACTCCAGCTAACCAAGTAGCAGAATTTGGTCTAGACCAACCCCAAGCAACTATTAATATTAAACTAAAAAATCAAAAAACCCAACAGTTGATTTTAGGCAAGTCTGATTTTAATCGTCGTTTTGTCTACGCCCTAACTAACTCCCAAACCCAAGCAAATGGGAATATAAATGTACTGTTAGTATCTACAGATTTTGCCAATGCTGTCAATCGAGAATTATCAGAGTGGAAACAGCCTGATAATATAAAAAAGTGA
- the purU gene encoding formyltetrahydrofolate deformylase, protein MNNCTATLLISCPDQRGLVAKIANFIYANGGNIIHADQHTDFAAGLFLTRIEWQLAGFNLPRELISPAFNAIAQPLDAKWELHFSDTVPRIAIWVSRQDHCLYDLIWRQRAKEMAADIPLIMSNHHNLKTVADQFGIEFQHIPITKENKTEQEAQQLEILQQHRIDLVVLAKYMQIVSADFITKFPRIINIHHSFLPAFVGANPYHRAFERGVKIIGATAHYATAELDAGPIIEQDVVRVSHRDEVEDLIRKGKDLERVVLARAVRLHLQNRVLVYGNRTVVFE, encoded by the coding sequence ATGAATAACTGTACGGCAACTTTGCTAATTTCTTGTCCCGACCAAAGAGGATTAGTAGCAAAAATAGCGAATTTTATCTATGCCAATGGTGGTAATATTATCCACGCAGACCAGCATACAGACTTTGCTGCAGGTTTATTCCTGACTCGGATTGAATGGCAATTAGCAGGGTTCAACTTACCACGAGAATTAATTAGCCCCGCATTTAATGCCATAGCCCAACCTTTAGACGCTAAATGGGAGCTACATTTTTCTGACACAGTTCCCCGCATTGCCATTTGGGTAAGTCGCCAAGATCATTGTCTTTATGATCTAATTTGGCGACAACGTGCCAAAGAAATGGCAGCAGATATTCCCCTAATTATGAGTAACCATCATAATTTAAAAACAGTAGCAGACCAGTTTGGTATAGAATTTCAGCACATCCCCATTACTAAAGAGAACAAAACTGAACAGGAAGCCCAGCAATTAGAAATACTACAACAGCACCGAATAGATTTAGTAGTATTGGCTAAATATATGCAAATTGTTAGTGCTGACTTTATTACAAAATTTCCGCGAATTATTAATATTCATCATTCATTTTTACCAGCTTTTGTGGGTGCAAATCCCTATCACAGAGCTTTTGAAAGGGGTGTAAAAATCATTGGAGCCACAGCCCATTACGCCACTGCTGAATTAGACGCAGGGCCAATCATTGAGCAAGATGTAGTGAGAGTGAGCCACCGCGATGAAGTTGAAGATTTAATTAGAAAAGGCAAAGATTTAGAACGAGTAGTCCTAGCTAGAGCAGTGCGGTTACATCTGCAAAATCGCGTTTTAGTTTATGGTAATCGCACTGTCGTTTTTGAGTAA
- a CDS encoding YdcF family protein, translated as MVLALPLLMWLGYKEAQNNYTQPEAVIVLGGSTKNLEREKFTAKFATRHPNLPIWISGGSPPTYTKRVFTKAGIDPKRLHLDYEAVDTVTNFTTLVDDLQARGIENVYLITSDFHMRRACVIGEIVLGSRGIKFQPIPVPSETSPEPIEKSIRDGARALLWVATGYTGVDEKHKR; from the coding sequence GTGGTTCTTGCTCTACCCCTATTGATGTGGTTGGGATACAAAGAAGCACAAAATAATTACACACAACCCGAAGCTGTGATAGTTTTGGGTGGTTCGACCAAAAATCTAGAACGAGAAAAATTTACCGCAAAATTTGCTACGAGACATCCGAATTTACCAATTTGGATTTCTGGTGGTAGTCCACCTACATATACGAAGAGAGTTTTTACTAAGGCTGGTATTGACCCCAAACGATTACATCTAGACTATGAAGCTGTAGATACTGTTACAAATTTTACTACATTAGTAGATGATTTGCAAGCCCGTGGGATTGAAAATGTATATTTAATTACTTCAGATTTTCATATGCGCCGTGCTTGTGTCATTGGCGAGATTGTTTTAGGTAGTCGAGGTATTAAGTTTCAACCCATACCCGTACCTTCAGAAACATCACCAGAACCGATTGAGAAATCCATCCGTGATGGAGCTAGGGCTTTGCTTTGGGTGGCGACTGGCTATACAGGTGTGGATGAAAAACACAAGCGATGA
- a CDS encoding tocopherol cyclase family protein yields the protein MSRTLQTPHSGYHWDGSDRRFFEGWYYRVTLPDCGQTFAFMYSIEDPIGGQPYSGGAAQVLGANDEYICRTFPDVNKFWASPDVLALGHWGETHLNISPIYLLPQEFARDVQQGYQATANLNQGIIRDAATGFYCRWQYEIQPVYGWGNQDGMQQSTAGWLSFLQIFEPGWQILMAHGWASGWIDWNGTVYQFENAPAYGEKNWGGAFPEKWFWLNCNSFVGEPDLALTAGGGRRGVLWWMESVAMIGLHYQGKFYEFVPWNSQVEWNIQPWGRWQMKATNLDYEIELTGTTHLPGTPLRAPTAKGLQFCCRDTMQGQLHLELRQIRGKNPLVILKADSYLCGLEIGGGSWGNSWQSS from the coding sequence ATGTCTAGGACTCTGCAAACACCCCATAGTGGATATCATTGGGATGGTAGCGATCGCCGTTTTTTTGAAGGCTGGTATTATCGCGTCACTTTACCAGATTGTGGTCAAACTTTTGCTTTCATGTATTCCATTGAAGATCCCATTGGGGGACAACCTTATAGTGGTGGTGCGGCTCAAGTTCTGGGAGCAAATGATGAATATATCTGTCGGACTTTCCCTGATGTGAATAAATTTTGGGCTAGTCCAGATGTTCTGGCTTTAGGTCATTGGGGTGAGACTCATCTCAATATCTCACCTATATATCTATTACCTCAAGAGTTTGCTCGTGATGTCCAACAAGGTTATCAAGCTACAGCTAATCTCAATCAAGGTATAATTCGAGATGCGGCTACTGGTTTTTATTGTCGTTGGCAATATGAAATTCAGCCAGTCTACGGTTGGGGTAATCAAGATGGGATGCAACAATCAACGGCTGGTTGGCTATCATTTTTGCAGATTTTTGAGCCAGGATGGCAGATTTTGATGGCTCACGGTTGGGCTAGTGGTTGGATAGATTGGAATGGCACAGTATATCAATTTGAGAATGCGCCCGCTTACGGTGAGAAAAATTGGGGTGGTGCGTTCCCTGAAAAATGGTTTTGGCTGAATTGTAATAGCTTTGTTGGTGAACCAGACTTGGCATTAACTGCTGGTGGCGGTAGGCGTGGTGTGTTGTGGTGGATGGAATCTGTAGCGATGATTGGTTTGCACTATCAAGGGAAATTTTATGAATTTGTTCCTTGGAATTCTCAAGTAGAGTGGAATATTCAGCCTTGGGGTAGATGGCAAATGAAGGCAACAAATCTAGATTATGAGATTGAATTAACTGGAACCACTCATCTACCAGGTACACCCTTGCGTGCGCCCACAGCTAAGGGTTTACAGTTCTGCTGTCGAGATACTATGCAAGGACAACTCCATTTGGAATTACGACAAATAAGGGGCAAAAACCCTCTAGTCATCCTGAAAGCAGACAGTTATCTTTGTGGTTTAGAAATAGGTGGCGGCTCTTGGGGCAATTCTTGGCAGTCTAGCTAG
- a CDS encoding caspase domain-containing protein → MAKRRALLIGVPEYDSKNFNALPVVHRDAEILEPVLRKSGFHVELRGLINKDDTLKSNIVKVLKQECNNASKDDILFLYYSGHGIHYENIDYLVPSDVNTDCDIEDFEQSLVRCDLLDNIVDKSKASAIIFFIDACRNKMDLQVKGADNLGWGNSVLKRKFLRVFSCSAGQVSCFLKPEKNDGEYGSLFTKALASILEPEHPSITLQEILDATQEKLDELTEKYFNLERNKQTIAWVREEHVKSDILLFRLKTNSLGDSKSPTENLWYAEVLKSNLWNNHSSDTHVAEYKKSVGEIVNLCWQQWEKAGKAFEQDPWRDERFAIRILKALELLLNSVPSINLSLCEIALIITAPFIYEAVLATGLVKVAESNLDILSIDKNKSLSGGFQIAIEKVNRIQHRIVRKARQFRDKGLTNQCEALKAWLLYRSLLLTPEVWKDDREGYLFKFSRDLFDIHDKSELPGIKTGGFGIVLLNLANSIILEPKSIDKYESPKQIGDSYIKVKILGYLLKLAGLLAIDTRKFSDVLVDNIGVVDKQTSSKEYEITPKGVNENINQIDWMRSGSGYTLKGTCNYPALDFVLREHIEEISTVLDHILQQVEKPEIAELSSLPTRFNAEGLTAAKGSDNRPLYTRPHLSFQLAHHEIRELIMGKQLYGDPSLAIRELYQNALDACRYREARHKYFQQKPPTNYYQESQESWKGKITFRQGKENGRAYIECQDNGIGMESQQLTDCFTCAGRRFADLPEFIEEQVEWLKCNPRVEIYPNSQFGVGVFSYFMLADELEVKTCRLGLDGKPGLILRLFIPGSSGLLRLKPGGNGSDDDLGTTVRLYLNEVEYQDEPISCLKTLKKLLWVAEFSTEVWEDDTLKESWEPGKLQHPDLSDHQIVRAGKSDIWWINYRDNREKGCVLSDGIYTETESELTVINLRKEHLPKLTVDRQKIVDLDLSWVKKELSDGWESLISWEGLTIQWFWQLEVIYLDIAIKVVDYLCRNQASVKLKGDSSWNQRSYYSLSDYPELIGWSYQDTNIPIYKIGICVIDGFIAHFMLKNKKETKLNSYDIKDIKNIAPLWVVLHRIATLHQYGLEIPPFLQETIKAFKAHDQLKVIFPGDEFCFNASAGKEDETERYQSALDILLLGTHKLSESVADMLQRLERFYPLFDLDRLELKKISHIDIETVKDLIPSQEDLRLLSKNLYGQSPWVEETIPLRHIWLAAAKLKKPVEEIYQQLEKFQPLGWKLPQVDSKAVKNLIISEEDLRLLSQSLNGESPWLEEKIPFTHLLVAARKLEKPVGEIHQQLEKFQPLGWKLPQVDSKAVKNLIISEEDLRLLSQSLNGESPWLEEKIPLTHLLVAARKLEKPVGEIHQRLKKFQPLGWKLPQVDSKVVKNLIISEEDLLLLSQYLNGESPWLEEKIPLIHLLEAAANLEKPVAEIRQGLEKFEKLGWQLPPYNSVMEDLIPSQEDLSLLSQSLNGASPWVEDIIPLRNVVIGAARFRKSVGEILQQLEKFQLLGWKIPPNYINISESLIPNQEDLPLLSPYLDVHFFEIEENITSSNIFRAAKRLDKPVADVYEEFKKFQVLGFQLPDINLECAEANSLIPSDNDFILVSKELDSYSDDFYDEKIPAVHLLRVSAKLNRSVGDVFKRSQVLAEVLNLELPPVKLNLLEDWIVSLRDILILSENLNAVEPWIEDSFSLMHVIQFSARFNEPLRETIDYLQKFEAVGFNLPKVDFQLISDNFTPSLKDLIAVSQDLDGIKPWIQGDVTEDHLTKATSKLKESREQILGRLKPFSLLLRFHQPEE, encoded by the coding sequence ATGGCAAAACGTCGAGCTTTGCTGATTGGGGTTCCAGAATACGACAGCAAAAATTTCAACGCACTACCAGTAGTTCATCGAGATGCTGAAATACTAGAACCAGTGCTGAGAAAATCTGGTTTTCATGTTGAATTGAGAGGTCTAATTAACAAAGATGATACATTAAAGAGCAACATAGTCAAGGTATTGAAGCAAGAATGTAACAATGCCAGCAAAGACGATATATTATTTCTTTATTACTCAGGACACGGCATACATTACGAAAATATAGATTATCTAGTTCCCTCAGATGTCAACACAGATTGTGACATTGAGGATTTCGAGCAGTCACTTGTTAGATGTGATTTGCTAGATAATATTGTAGATAAATCAAAAGCCTCAGCAATCATCTTTTTTATTGATGCCTGTCGAAATAAAATGGATTTGCAAGTAAAGGGGGCTGATAATTTAGGCTGGGGTAACTCAGTTTTGAAACGTAAATTCCTGAGAGTCTTTTCTTGTAGCGCCGGACAGGTTAGCTGCTTCCTAAAACCGGAAAAAAACGATGGTGAATATGGTAGCCTGTTTACTAAAGCTTTAGCATCTATCTTGGAGCCAGAGCATCCATCTATTACTCTTCAAGAAATTCTTGATGCTACCCAAGAAAAGCTAGATGAACTTACAGAGAAATATTTCAATTTAGAAAGAAATAAACAAACTATCGCCTGGGTTCGAGAGGAACACGTCAAAAGTGATATCCTGCTGTTTCGTTTAAAGACAAATTCTTTAGGAGACAGCAAAAGTCCAACAGAAAATCTATGGTATGCAGAAGTATTAAAATCGAATCTTTGGAATAATCACAGCAGTGATACTCATGTTGCTGAATACAAAAAGAGCGTTGGTGAGATAGTCAATCTTTGCTGGCAGCAATGGGAGAAAGCAGGTAAGGCTTTTGAGCAAGATCCGTGGCGAGATGAACGTTTTGCTATTAGGATATTGAAAGCTCTTGAGTTGTTGTTGAACTCTGTACCATCTATTAATCTTTCCCTGTGTGAAATAGCTCTGATAATTACTGCTCCATTTATTTATGAAGCAGTGCTAGCAACTGGGTTAGTAAAAGTAGCTGAATCCAATCTCGACATTTTGTCTATAGACAAAAACAAATCTCTTTCTGGTGGCTTTCAGATTGCTATTGAGAAAGTAAATCGAATTCAACACCGCATAGTTAGAAAAGCCAGACAGTTTAGAGATAAAGGTTTAACCAATCAGTGCGAAGCATTAAAAGCATGGTTGCTATATCGCAGCTTACTTCTGACACCAGAAGTTTGGAAAGATGATAGAGAAGGTTATCTTTTTAAGTTTTCCCGCGATTTATTTGATATCCATGATAAAAGTGAGTTACCTGGAATAAAAACAGGAGGATTTGGAATAGTTCTGCTGAATTTGGCTAACTCTATCATTTTAGAGCCTAAAAGTATTGATAAATACGAATCACCAAAGCAAATTGGAGATTCATATATCAAAGTGAAAATACTTGGCTATCTGCTAAAACTGGCTGGATTATTAGCGATAGATACGCGAAAATTTTCTGATGTATTGGTTGATAATATTGGGGTAGTAGACAAGCAAACATCATCAAAAGAATATGAGATTACGCCAAAAGGGGTAAACGAAAATATAAATCAGATTGATTGGATGCGTTCTGGTTCTGGTTATACCCTTAAGGGAACTTGCAACTACCCAGCATTAGATTTTGTACTGCGTGAACACATAGAGGAAATTAGCACAGTTCTTGATCATATTCTCCAACAGGTAGAAAAACCAGAAATAGCAGAGCTTTCTAGCTTGCCGACACGCTTCAACGCTGAAGGTCTTACAGCAGCAAAAGGCAGCGATAATCGTCCTCTATATACAAGACCGCATCTATCTTTCCAGTTGGCTCATCATGAAATCCGGGAACTCATTATGGGTAAACAACTCTATGGAGATCCCTCTCTAGCCATCAGAGAACTTTACCAAAACGCTCTGGATGCCTGTCGTTATCGAGAGGCGCGGCATAAATATTTTCAGCAAAAGCCACCAACCAATTATTACCAAGAATCCCAAGAATCATGGAAGGGAAAAATCACTTTCCGGCAGGGAAAAGAAAATGGGCGAGCCTACATAGAATGCCAAGATAATGGAATTGGGATGGAGTCTCAGCAGCTCACTGATTGTTTTACTTGTGCAGGTCGCCGCTTTGCCGATTTGCCTGAATTTATTGAGGAACAAGTTGAGTGGCTGAAATGTAATCCTCGTGTCGAAATATACCCTAATAGCCAGTTTGGTGTTGGTGTCTTTAGCTACTTTATGCTAGCGGATGAATTAGAAGTAAAGACTTGTAGACTTGGCCTTGATGGCAAGCCTGGTCTAATTTTACGTCTATTTATACCTGGCAGTAGTGGTCTATTGCGATTAAAGCCTGGGGGAAATGGAAGTGATGATGATTTAGGCACAACAGTGCGCCTTTATCTTAACGAAGTAGAATATCAAGACGAACCAATATCTTGTCTGAAAACACTCAAGAAACTGCTATGGGTTGCAGAGTTTTCAACAGAAGTTTGGGAAGATGACACTTTAAAAGAGAGTTGGGAACCAGGAAAACTGCAACATCCTGATTTGTCTGATCACCAAATTGTTCGTGCAGGTAAATCAGATATTTGGTGGATTAATTATAGAGACAACAGAGAAAAAGGATGTGTTTTATCTGACGGAATTTATACAGAGACTGAATCTGAATTGACGGTAATCAATCTACGCAAGGAACATCTGCCAAAACTGACTGTAGATCGACAAAAAATTGTTGACTTAGATTTAAGCTGGGTTAAAAAGGAACTGAGCGACGGTTGGGAATCATTAATCAGTTGGGAAGGGCTAACTATTCAATGGTTTTGGCAACTAGAAGTAATATATCTTGATATTGCTATCAAAGTAGTCGATTACTTATGCCGAAATCAAGCATCTGTGAAATTAAAAGGTGATAGTAGTTGGAATCAAAGATCATACTATTCTCTGTCTGATTATCCAGAACTTATCGGTTGGAGTTATCAGGATACCAATATACCAATTTATAAAATTGGAATTTGTGTAATAGATGGTTTTATTGCACACTTTATGTTAAAAAATAAAAAGGAAACTAAATTAAATTCATATGATATAAAGGATATCAAAAATATTGCTCCTTTGTGGGTAGTTTTACATCGGATTGCGACTTTACATCAATATGGTTTAGAAATACCACCGTTTTTACAAGAAACCATAAAAGCTTTCAAGGCTCATGACCAACTTAAAGTAATATTTCCAGGAGATGAATTTTGTTTTAATGCTTCTGCTGGTAAGGAAGATGAAACAGAAAGGTATCAGTCTGCTTTAGATATTTTATTACTGGGAACACATAAATTAAGTGAATCAGTAGCAGATATGCTGCAACGGTTAGAGCGATTTTACCCTCTTTTTGATTTAGATCGTTTGGAGCTAAAGAAGATATCCCATATTGATATAGAAACTGTAAAAGATTTAATTCCTAGCCAAGAAGATTTACGTCTTCTGTCCAAAAATCTCTATGGTCAAAGTCCTTGGGTAGAAGAAACAATACCTTTGAGACATATATGGTTAGCAGCAGCAAAGTTAAAGAAACCAGTTGAGGAAATTTATCAACAGCTAGAAAAATTTCAGCCATTAGGGTGGAAACTACCACAAGTTGATTCCAAGGCAGTCAAAAATTTAATTATTAGTGAAGAAGATTTACGTCTTCTGTCCCAATCTCTCAATGGTGAAAGTCCTTGGTTAGAAGAGAAAATACCTTTTACACATCTGCTAGTAGCAGCAAGAAAGTTAGAAAAACCAGTTGGGGAAATTCATCAACAGCTAGAAAAATTTCAGCCATTAGGGTGGAAACTACCACAAGTTGATTCCAAGGCAGTCAAAAATTTAATTATTAGTGAAGAAGATTTACGTCTTCTGTCCCAATCTCTCAATGGTGAAAGTCCTTGGTTAGAAGAGAAAATACCTTTGACACATCTGCTAGTAGCAGCAAGAAAGTTAGAAAAACCAGTTGGGGAAATTCATCAACGCCTAAAAAAATTTCAACCATTAGGATGGAAACTACCGCAAGTTGATTCAAAGGTAGTCAAAAACTTAATTATCAGCGAAGAAGATTTACTTCTTCTGTCCCAATATCTCAATGGTGAAAGTCCTTGGTTGGAAGAAAAAATACCTTTGATACATCTGCTGGAAGCAGCCGCAAATTTAGAGAAACCAGTTGCAGAAATTCGTCAAGGTTTAGAAAAATTTGAGAAATTAGGTTGGCAACTACCGCCATATAATTCTGTAATGGAAGATTTAATTCCTAGTCAAGAAGATTTAAGCCTTTTGTCTCAATCTCTGAATGGTGCAAGTCCTTGGGTAGAAGATATCATACCTTTGAGAAATGTGGTGATAGGCGCAGCAAGGTTTCGGAAATCAGTTGGGGAAATTCTTCAACAGCTAGAAAAATTTCAGCTATTGGGTTGGAAGATACCACCTAATTACATAAATATCAGTGAAAGTTTAATTCCTAATCAAGAGGATTTACCTCTTTTGTCACCATATTTAGATGTTCATTTTTTTGAGATAGAAGAAAATATAACTTCTAGTAATATTTTCAGAGCAGCAAAAAGATTGGATAAGCCAGTAGCAGATGTTTATGAGGAATTTAAAAAATTTCAAGTATTAGGCTTCCAATTACCAGATATAAATTTAGAGTGTGCGGAAGCAAATAGTTTAATTCCTTCTGACAATGATTTTATTCTTGTTTCTAAAGAGTTAGATTCGTATTCCGACGATTTTTATGATGAGAAAATACCTGCTGTTCATTTGTTACGAGTATCAGCAAAATTGAATAGATCAGTGGGAGATGTATTTAAGCGATCGCAAGTCTTAGCTGAAGTGTTGAACCTAGAACTACCGCCAGTAAAATTAAATTTATTAGAGGATTGGATCGTCTCGCTTAGAGATATTCTTATCCTATCAGAAAACCTTAATGCAGTGGAACCTTGGATTGAAGATAGTTTTTCACTCATGCACGTAATTCAATTCTCAGCCCGCTTTAATGAACCATTAAGAGAGACAATAGATTATCTGCAAAAATTTGAAGCAGTAGGATTCAATCTACCCAAGGTTGATTTCCAACTTATTTCAGACAATTTTACTCCCAGTCTCAAGGATTTGATTGCTGTTTCACAAGATTTAGATGGAATAAAACCTTGGATTCAAGGTGATGTTACTGAAGATCACCTAACCAAAGCTACAAGTAAACTCAAAGAGTCAAGAGAACAGATTTTAGGGCGATTAAAACCTTTTTCTCTGTTGTTGAGGTTCCATCAGCCTGAAGAATAG
- a CDS encoding J domain-containing protein: MSDDKSLDGSQLDINHAYVILGLKPGASQVQVKQAYRQMVKTWHPDRFFDARQKQQAEEKIKQINIAYNLLKSVTPATEPPVSPPKEKTVKVSVNRWDGETFYNYGVESATKGEYEEAIAYFTQAISLNPNYVDAYKYRGLVCSQLGYEYRATSDLNKAAQLEGKMPKFANYTSSRYKAKPISFRVRLCQKIKRFLRIN, from the coding sequence ATGTCTGATGACAAGTCGCTGGATGGTTCACAGCTTGATATCAATCATGCTTATGTAATTTTGGGGTTAAAACCTGGTGCATCCCAGGTGCAAGTCAAGCAAGCGTACCGCCAGATGGTAAAAACTTGGCATCCCGATCGCTTTTTTGATGCACGGCAAAAACAGCAGGCTGAGGAGAAGATTAAACAAATCAATATTGCTTACAATCTACTCAAATCGGTAACTCCAGCCACTGAACCACCAGTGTCCCCTCCCAAGGAAAAGACTGTAAAAGTATCTGTCAATCGCTGGGATGGGGAAACTTTTTATAACTATGGTGTGGAAAGTGCGACGAAGGGAGAATATGAAGAAGCGATCGCCTACTTCACACAAGCAATTAGCCTCAACCCTAATTATGTCGATGCTTACAAATATCGGGGATTAGTTTGTTCACAATTGGGATATGAATATCGAGCCACTTCAGATTTAAATAAAGCTGCACAGTTAGAAGGTAAAATGCCCAAATTTGCTAATTATACCTCATCTAGATATAAAGCTAAACCAATATCTTTCAGAGTCAGGTTATGTCAAAAAATTAAAAGATTTTTGCGAATCAATTGA